A region from the Oncorhynchus clarkii lewisi isolate Uvic-CL-2024 chromosome 8, UVic_Ocla_1.0, whole genome shotgun sequence genome encodes:
- the LOC139415165 gene encoding epidermal retinol dehydrogenase 2, whose amino-acid sequence MHNQLIQCFEGFLLNLCYIKEFFELIIGAIFYLFEALVRLFIQPPRKDVEGEIVLVTGAANGIGKLIAKELGRRGATLVLWDVDWEALDETAKELRQILDIRVYAYACDCSRRTEVYKVADMVKKEVGDVSILVNNAGVVTGKYTFTEAPDNLVDRTLRVNVAAHFWTYKAFLPAMMSRNHGHLVCVACHGGLFAMNGLADYCASKFAAVGFAESIALEMLVLKKEGVKTTIVCPYLINTTMFGGCQTKWPSFLPIMDKRDAAKMIVDAILREKMYLLLPSSLYFLMALKSFMPAKLGIILVNFFGGLDLMDRFRGVPVPILPYKKPLRQRYDSIGEPQNAIVYHN is encoded by the exons ATGCACAACCAACTGATCCAGTGTTTCGAGGGCTTTCTATTAAATTTGTGTTACATAAAGGAATTTTTTGAGCTCATTATTGGAGCAATCTTTTACCTTTTTGAGGCCCTTGTGCGCCTGTTCATCCAGCCACCCAGGAAGGACGTGGAAGGGGAAATAGTGTTGGTAACAGGGGCAGCCAATGGTATTGGCAAACTGATAGCCAAGGAGCTGGGTCGTCGTGGGGCTACCTTGGTCCTTTGGGACGTCGACTGGGAAGCTCTTGATGAGACAGCCAAGGAACTTCGCCAGATACTGGACATACGTGTCTATGCCTATGCTTGTGACTGCAGTCGACGGACTGAGGTGTATAAAGTTGCAGACATG GTAAAGAAGGAGGTGGGGGATGTTTCCATCTTGGTGAATAATGCAGGAGTAGTGACAGGAAAGTACACCTTCACAGAGGCCCCAGACAACCTGGTGGACAGAACACTGAGGGTCAATGTCGCTGCTCACTTCTGG ACATACAAGGCTTTCCTCCCTGCTATGATGTCCAGGAACCATGGGCATCTTGTGTGTGTGGCCTGTCATGGAGGACTGTTTGCTATGAATGGATTAGCAG ACTACTGTGCCAGCAAGTTTGCAGCTGTTGGATTTGCTGAATCCATTGCCTTAGAGATGCTTGTCCTCAAGAAGGAGGGGGTCAAAACTACTATAGTATGTCCTTACTTGATCAACACAACCATGTTTGGAGGATGTCAGACAAA GTGGCCGTCTTTTCTGCCCATCATGGACAAGAGGGATGCAGCAAAGATGATTGTGGATGCAATCCTGAGGGAGAAGATGTATTTACTGCTACCCTCCAGTCTGTACTTCCTCATGGCATTAAAAAG CTTCATGCCAGCCAAGTTGGGCATCATCTTGGTGAATTTCTTTGGAGGATTGGATTTAATGGATCGATTCAGGGGAGTTCCAGTGCCCATTCTGCCATACAAAAAGCCTCTGCGCCAAAGATATGACAGCATTGGTGAACCACAGAATGCAATAGTCTATCACAACTAG